A region from the Bombyx mori chromosome 15, ASM3026992v2 genome encodes:
- the LOC778474 gene encoding putative amine transporter, giving the protein MWTSVFALGAFIGPTVSGLLYDSIKFRGSTLFIFTTHVIVMVLVLMFVWIWDHTGSLDVSVSSGDLLQLDGTLDESVLVGDKFTLNQKRTTSRRCGISVEKSRPPAMNSLIACSSYKNRRSPWSQRTPRYRPTYGSLDNRYRGTYGT; this is encoded by the exons ATGTGGACGTCGGTCTTCGCTCTCGGAGCTTTCATCGGGCCGACGGTCTCTGGTCTCCTGTACGATTCCATCAAGTTCAGGGGCTCGACTTTATTCATATTCACGACACACGTTATCGTC ATGGTGCTGGTGTTAATGTTCGTGTGGATTTGGGATCATACTGGATCTTTGGACGTTTCGGTTTCGTCGGGCGACTTGCTACAACTCGACGGGACCTTGGACGAGAGTGTACTGGTCGGAGACAAGTTCACTTTAAATCAGAAGAGAACGACGAG TCGCCGTTGCGGAATAAGCGTGGAGAAGTCTCGTCCGCCAGCTATGAACAGCTTGATCGCATGCTCCAGCTACAAGAATCGGCGCAGTCCCTGGTCTCAGCGCACTCCGCGGTACAGACCTACTTACGGAAGTCTGGACAACCGATACAGAGGGACTTACGGCACATAA